Proteins from a genomic interval of Drosophila melanogaster chromosome 2R:
- the CG13228 gene encoding uncharacterized protein yields the protein MLWQTVYLLVLACAVVSTTPILSSVDEENIRRPRHIGGFGGGGVVGGGIVGGGIIGGGGVAAPIVAAPAIQTVPVVSTVPIITTVPVIQTIPSYGYGYGGGYPVGGGLGGLGGIGGGGFVGGAVGFAKFKGGFFG from the coding sequence ATGTTGTGGCAAACTGTCTACCTGCTCGTCTTGGCGTGCGCCGTGGTCAGCACCACACCGATCCTCTCCAGCGTCGACGAGGAGAACATTAGAAGACCCCGTCACATTGGTGGATTTGGAGGTGGCGGAGTCGTTGGAGGCGGTATCGTGGGCGGCGGCATCATcggaggcggaggagttgCTGCCCCCATAGTGGCAGCCCCCGCTATCCAAACAGTTCCCGTTGTGTCCACTGTGCCCATCATCACCACTGTTCCCGTCATACAGACGATACCCAGCTATGGCTACGGATATGGCGGTGGCTATCCCGTTGGAGGAGGATTGGGCGGACTAGGTGGCATCGGAGGCGGCGGATTCGTTGGCGGCGCTGTGGGTTTTGCCAAATTCAAAGGCGGTTTCTTTGGCTAG
- the CG13227 gene encoding uncharacterized protein: MDHKWIIFFFSIAALLLCNFVRADETETEVVQEKPSSIQLLDAGETAQSDSTDENVRKVRQYFGPPPFGPPPPPFFGPPPPPYYGGGFGGGFGGGFQRTRVVTRTRYRGRGGYYGGGFYG; encoded by the coding sequence ATGGATCACAAGTGGATAATATTTTTCTTCAGCATTGCTGCTCTGCTCTTATGCAATTTTGTTAGAGCCGatgaaacggaaacggaagtggtgCAGGAGAAACCAAGCTCTATTCAGCTGCTGGACGCCGGAGAAACGGCCCAGTCTGATTCCACAGACGAGAACGTTAGGAAAGTGCGCCAGTACTTTGGACCACCACCGTTTggaccaccgccaccaccctTCTTTGGACCACCTCCACCACCGTACTACGGCGGCGGCTTTGGTGGCGGATTCGGCGGTGGTTTCCAGAGAACTCGAGTGGTCACCCGCACCCGTTACCGCGGACGCGGTGGTTACTATGGCGGTGGATTCTACGGCTAA
- the CG34223 gene encoding uncharacterized protein produces the protein MFRLLLLWITVGLVAALDEREFDPQVAPPQSSVPKPFQLWRSFASHVRLVFSRLQPKSPTPPTVRTKTGITTTTPEPELQFYGALNPIYQTGNF, from the exons ATGTTccgcttgctgctgctgtggatCACTGTGGGGCTGGTGGCAGCTCTGGATGAGCGGGAATTCGATCCGCAGGTGGCACCACCTCAAAGTTCAG TTCCAAAACCCTTTCAGCTGTGGCGAAGTTTTGCGAGTCATGTGCGTCTTGTCTTTAGTCGTCTTCAACCTAAGTCACCAACTCCGCCCACCGTTAGGACCAAAACGGGTATAACTACCACCACTCCCGAACCTGAACTGCAGTTCTATGGAGCTCTGAATCCCATATACCAAACAGGGAACTTTTAA
- the CG13217 gene encoding uncharacterized protein has translation MKFLALSLALIAVISCSLAIPVDFENGEPLTLLELEAEQEPQVDELEGERVVRGLGGLGGLGGKFGGFGGLGGLKGGFGGLGHGFGGGFGGHGFGGGFGGLGSFKSLFGKKFR, from the coding sequence ATGAAGTTCCTTGCCCTGAGTCTCGCCCTGATCGCCGTGATCTCCTGCTCTCTGGCCATACCTGTGGATTTCGAAAATGGAGAACCACTGACACTCTTGGAATTGGAGGCGGAACAGGAGCCACAAGTTGATGAACTGGAGGGCGAGAGAGTGGTTCGAGGACTGGGAGGACTTGGAGGACTTGGCGGCAAGTTCGGCGGCTTTGGAGGACTCGGCGGCTTGAAGGGAGGATTCGGTGGTCTTGGTCACGGCTTTGGCGGTGGTTTTGGAGGACACGGTTTCGGCGGCGGCTTCGGTGGACTTGGCAGCTTCAAGAGCCTATTCGGCAAGAAGTTCCGCTAA
- the CG34224 gene encoding uncharacterized protein, giving the protein MNYCALNCILIAIPILLLLMDICEAKPWWPTNEAGYDASLDPIAWSRSFVPDQVRKTRYNVIPEPRSKHRHRQSSKLWYQKAITTYPKQFNVNAKYYKRYLRRRQKLAARERFANWRQ; this is encoded by the coding sequence ATGAACTACTGCGCTTTGAACTGCATTCTAATTGCTATACCCATCCTGCTCCTTTTAATGGATATCTGTGAAGCCAAGCCTTGGTGGCCCACTAACGAAGCTGGCTACGATGCCAGTCTGGATCCCATTGCCTGGTCGAGATCATTTGTGCCGGATCAAGTGAGAAAAACCCGCTACAATGTCATCCCAGAACCGAGAAGCAAACACCGCCATCGCCAGTCCTCCAAGCTCTGGTACCAGAAAGCAATAACTACGTATCCCAAACAATTCAATGTCAATGCAAAATACTACAAGAGATATCTGAGACGAAGACAAAAACTGGCAGCACGTGAACGTTTCGCAAACTGGAGGCAATAA
- the CG13216 gene encoding uncharacterized protein, translated as MTKFVAKKAILLLSLLLLGTAESKPLDAEQQHIDDQHVRKERQLKMAGSADPDVKMVANVTPATGSQPMSMTMGVPMNQMALSSVGGQLVRYPNYPGLIYPGLAPAPGLNGVPGLQTNIANNYPSYPDPNLTGSVPGFNPFGSFGYPGVAPMYGNSLMYPNPQLPNGFVPNPAVDNFQSLNNIVNMANVQGLAGGSSGIYPAPQGFGGVSPGLYPAPQGFGGANPGLYPAPQVNMQGLYPPSGGFLERMNMQGYAPGF; from the coding sequence ATGACCAAGTTCGTTGCGAAGAAAGCTATCCTGCTGCTCTCCCTGCTCCTTCTGGGCACGGCGGAGTCAAAGCCACTGGATGCGGAACAGCAGCATATCGATGATCAGCATGTGCGAAAGGAGCGTCAGCTGAAGATGGCCGGTTCTGCGGATCCAGACGTTAAAATGGTGGCCAACGTGACTCCAGCGACGGGATCTCAACCAATGTCGATGACCATGGGTGTGCCAATGAACCAGATGGCCCTGAGCTCGGTCGGTGGCCAGTTGGTGCGGTATCCCAACTACCCGGGTCTGATCTATCCTGGCCTTGCGCCGGCACCTGGCCTAAATGGTGTTCCCGGTCTGCAGACGAATATTGCCAACAACTATCCCTCGTATCCGGATCCCAATCTGACTGGTTCAGTTCCTGGCTTCAATCCCTTTGGCTCATTCGGCTACCCAGGCGTGGCACCCATGTATGGAAACTCCCTGATGTATCCCAACCCCCAGCTGCCTAATGGATTTGTGCCCAATCCAGCCGTAGATAACTTTCAATCGCTGAACAATATTGTCAATATGGCCAATGTTCAGGGATTGGCTGGCGGCAGTTCCGGAATATATCCAGCACCTCAAGGATTCGGTGGCGTTAGCCCGGGTCTATATCCCGCTCCGCAGGGATTCGGTGGAGCCAATCCAGGATTGTATCCAGCACCTCAGGTCAACATGCAGGGATTGTATCCACCATCCGGCGGTTTCCTGGAGCGCATGAACATGCAGGGCTATGCCCCAGGCTTTTAA